DNA sequence from the Mangifera indica cultivar Alphonso chromosome 18, CATAS_Mindica_2.1, whole genome shotgun sequence genome:
tattcaaatttgtgatttatagataaaatgatattattttatctaataataaacaaaatgatatcgttttaataattgtataatataatttaaattgaactatgagttatattcaaattaaattgagctATCAATCTAATTCGTaagtcaaaccaaatcaaattctcttTAAACAATTCCgctcaatttcaaaaataaatcgaattttttaatttgagctcaattttAATGTAagttaaatatattcaaatcaaattaaattaaactaaattaattttttaattcggGTAAGCTCAGTTCAGGCTGTCCCTAGAATAAAGTATTATTGCTTGGAATATCACTTGGATTGGAGGAATAAGTGAAATTAGTGCAAGACAACACTACAAATCCAGTCTATCGTTCTACGGTCACCCAAACAGATCCTTTGATTGTAGCGAACGGACGGAGAACCCGGTTCAGCGTCCGCCTCACTTTCCCATCAATTTTCTCGTTGAGCAAACAAAACCCCACCTTGATCGTCTTGTTCCATCACTTTTCAAGGTGGTCAGCAGTGACCCATTAAGCCATTAAAGCTCTTGTCTCTACAGTTTCTTAAAGGTaagaattttgtttgaatatcaaactcaaaattttactGCTCAAAAAACAATCTAAAATCTTTCTACGTTTTCATTCCCAAAGGCCTTTCAGAGATCCAAAACAGCATCAAAACCTAATCCTTAGTAAGAAAATAGCGTCAAAATAATGTCTTGTTCAAATTTAACCACATGGgtattttcaaaatctaacaCATTTTCCCTTTCATTCTTAGACCAGAACTCATGCCACAATCTTCGCTATTCATCATTTCTTAAATACCCTTTTCAATCTTCAGTATTTACACCAATACATTGTGGTATTCGCGAGCTTAAAGAACGAATCGATTCAGTGAAGAATACTCTGAAGATCACTGAGGCAATGAAGCTTATTGCGGCTGCGAGAGTCAGGCGAGCCCAAGAAGCTGTCATAAACAGTAGACCTTTTACTGAAAagcttgtagaatttctttatGCTGTAAATAAAGAGTTACAAGCTGATTATATTGATATTCCTTTGACAAATATTAGACCTGTTAAGAAAGTTGCTCTTGTTGTTATAACTGGTGATGGAGGTCTGTGTGGTAGTTTTAACAAAGCTGTGATCAGAAAGGCTGAAACCCGGATGGCTGAattgaaaggaaatggacttgATTGTGTTGTTATTAGTGTAGGGAAAAAGGGTAATGCTTATTTCAAAAGGAGCAATATTCCAGTTGTCAGGAGTATTGAAGGTGGGGGGTTTTATAGTGTAAAAGAAGCACAAGTGATTGCTGATAGTGTATTCTCGCTATTTGTTAGTGAAGAGGTTGATAAGGTAGAGTTAGTGTACACTAAGTTTGTGTCATTGGTGAAATCCGATCCTGTGATTCATACTTTATTACCTTTGTTGGTGAAAGGCGAGGCTTGTGATGTGAATGGGAAGTGTGTTGATGCTATGGAGGATGAATTGTTTAGGCTGACGACTAAGGAGGGGAAGTTGATTGTTGAAAGAGATAGTGTTATCGTGAATGGTGAGGGATTATCGCCTCTTATGCAGTTTGAGCAGGATCCAGTTCAGATTCTTGATGCAATGATGCCTCTATATTTGAATAGTCAGATTTTGAGGTCATTGCAGGAATCAGTGGCTAGTGAGGTTGCAGCGAGGATGAGTGCCATGAGTACTGCCACAGATAATGCTGTTGAGTTGAAGAAGAATCTTTCAATTACTTATAATCGGGAACGTCAGGCTAAAATCACTTGTGAACTATTGGAGATCGTCGCTGGAGCTGAGGCGCTTACACTTACAGATTAACttttgacactttttttttccttagttCAATTGCTCTGTGAGAATTTTTCAGTTTGTTCCAAATGCTAGTAAAGGAATCCATCATTTTAGAGGCAGGTTCATAAATGGTATAGATGCCTTATTGgaaataaatacaatttatgTTCTCAATTTGTCTTGTTGTTGTTGCATTTCGATTATTCTCATGGATCTGATATTGTGAAATGAATTTGTCGCCTGAATTTAAACTAGTATTTGCACACCTGGACTTAGGATTTAGGTTAGTTCTCTGACCTTCCTACTAGAGCCATCTTGTGAGTTTAAAACTAATACCTTGATTATGTACACCCAGAAAGTCATGCAGACATATATTGAGGATGAGGTTCTTGTCGTGGGTAAGACTCCTGAGATATTGCAGATTGAAAAGGGATTAGTGTATCAAGTGGTGGCAAAGTGTTAGGTTCAATCTATATAGATCTCAAATTAAAGTGACTCATGGGTGATTGATGCATTTACAGGTTGAAAATGTGTTATTGCTGTATTTACCAAATGTGGTTTCTTAGTTGTAAACTTTTGGATATCCCGAACTTCTGATGAATATATGATTGATAAATCAAGCTATCATCTTCTGTAGCTCTCAAGCTTTTACCCAATTAGGTTCCtgcaaattatgttaaaaattactGCCCAGATCATATTTGTTGCCGCTTTCTTCCTCTTGCACACCATTTCTGCAATTTGTTAACCACAATTTTCAGGTAAGTAGGGGTCAGAAATGCATCAGAACAAACTGGACAAGAACACTATCTAAATCAGGCTGGAAAGGTTAGTTGATAAAGACAGTGGCCACAGAGAAAGCACTGAATGTGCCGCAAGGTAATATCCACCTTGGACTTCGTTAACTTTATAGTTTTGCTCTTAAAGTTTATGTTGATCCAAAGCCATCAGCTTCTGTTCAATGTAGGATTTTTGCAATCACCAGAAGTTCTTTTGTTTCTGAATCTTTTCATGAAATTGagcttgaagtttgaaaaaaataataataataagattcaGCATCTTAACAGAAATAAGAAACCTTACTGTTAAGGCTTTGAACAGCAAAGTGAAGTAGATAAAATGGTTTTCTGTTTCtgaatctttttcataaaacTGGGCTTCATGCTTCTCTAACTATAGATGGCTAAGTTACATTTCTCACACATTGTGTTACTTTTGCAGCCTTCTTCCTCTCTTTATGTCAATTAGTGTTGGCCAGTAATTCAGATATGCCTAATTACTAAAGCTTTTTGCATGTTCTGTTGACATCACATAATTGCCATCTTAGCTTTCCAACTGGCGGGTGGATTTGTGTCAATTCCAATCTGAAGAAAAGCCAATTGAAGCTCATCTCAAATCTAGAATAATCAGTTCGAGATGAGCTCAGTTTGTTCAAATCATCAGAGAAAAATGGAATTAccataaaagaagaaaaaaatcaccCACGAGGTGAGTTCCAGTGTGACAATACAGAGGGTTTGAACTAAGCCAAACAACAATCCGAGTTCAAGCGGTTCGAATCGAATCCACCTTTGTTTCCAATCatgttcaaaattatataagcatctaattgttgattatttttttttttttttggggatgATTTAAGCGTCCTTTCAGGAAGATGAAAAGGGGTTTCCTCTTGAAaaacaaacttttaaattttgcaaGAAATCCAAGTGGCTGCTTCTTTCTGGAAGATAAAGACAGATGAATTAATATATCTCACTCATGTTCTTAtcatactttttatattttttttctttctcatccTGAAATTCAACCACTTTAGTGATTGAATTTACAATCTGTCACCAAGTTGCATGTTGTCTTCGTTAGCCTATAAAAAGCAATTTGATTGCCTTCTTTCTATACATTTTTTGATAAATGTCCCTCCCTCTTGTGTACATGATTAGTTGGTGGGGAATATATTATCTTGTagtgttttgtatgttttataAGCTTTAcgttttttatttacaaattttaccGATCAAATGAGTCCGATTGAGATCCGATGATCAATCCGATCCAGATAGAGTTTGCTTATTGCTAATCACTAGTCGTTGATTCGTTTTTGgctaagaaaattttcaaaaattgactTTGAATAGAGTTTTGATCGTATATCAAAATCATTTCATCGATCAATCTATTCTCTTTAAGAGATGAATATCACTCTCATATATGGTTGGATTCGAGATAGATTGAGTTCGCGTCAAAGTTATTCGAGTTTGACTTGTTTGAGGGAGTTGAGTTTGAACTgagatttgaattcaacttgaTATTATAGTcaagtaaaaaaatatctaaaataatattattttaatttgtattagttaaaataatatcattttagtcatttagtattaaaattttattggctTATAAACTGAATAACCctaaaatttgagttgaaacttaaaaatatttaattctcaaatttaaatttaaatttgtttgagtcGAGTTTGTTTTGGATTCATTCAAACAATACTCATTttcgaatttaaataaattcagttCGAATTTTGCTTACTCTCAAACTTAGTAAGTAGCAATGCCATTCACAAATCACACGAGGCAAAGAGACataataaaagacaaaataaattcaCGGCATTATTAATGTAAACAATTGTTGTGTCATTTTCACATACTTAATGCACATTGGTGTTTGGTAAGCCAAATACAGTGAACGACGGCTCTCTAATTGCCCATGTGGGTCTCATTTTGCTCTACCCCATAACCAAAACCTAacaaaataaaccctaaaatcttCTATCTTCCAATTCAATTCTCCactttcttccttcttttctttattcttcaCTTCTTCACCGGTTTTATcacatctcttttgaatttcttcactcaaCAAACACCTATCACTTTTGACTCAGAGAAAACCCCctttcttatttctttctttttacgTATTGGGGAATCAATACCCTTTGTCATGagtaagataatattaattttgaatataataaaactatatacataaataataagtataaacttatatacaaataataatatatcatcatgtgatttgatgattttgaattaaagttaaaacaATATTCGATCATATAATAACGTATTttgtttatgcataaatttatgtccattttgaatattaattttcctATAATAATGCTATTTCTTatgttaaaaaacttatttaagaGCATCTCACCATCTCATTTT
Encoded proteins:
- the LOC123201403 gene encoding ATP synthase gamma chain, chloroplastic-like, with the translated sequence MSCSNLTTWVFSKSNTFSLSFLDQNSCHNLRYSSFLKYPFQSSVFTPIHCGIRELKERIDSVKNTLKITEAMKLIAAARVRRAQEAVINSRPFTEKLVEFLYAVNKELQADYIDIPLTNIRPVKKVALVVITGDGGLCGSFNKAVIRKAETRMAELKGNGLDCVVISVGKKGNAYFKRSNIPVVRSIEGGGFYSVKEAQVIADSVFSLFVSEEVDKVELVYTKFVSLVKSDPVIHTLLPLLVKGEACDVNGKCVDAMEDELFRLTTKEGKLIVERDSVIVNGEGLSPLMQFEQDPVQILDAMMPLYLNSQILRSLQESVASEVAARMSAMSTATDNAVELKKNLSITYNRERQAKITCELLEIVAGAEALTLTD